Part of the Tenacibaculum sp. SZ-18 genome, GCTTTTTATAATAAATCGTTAAAAGACAAATCGATTAATAAATACGAGACAATTAATTTAAAGTACCGCAACCAAGTGGTTTGCACAAAACAAAATCAAGATGGAAAACAATAAAATCGCAGTTGGTTTAGATATCGGAACGACCAAAATTGTTGCCATGATTGGACGAAAGAACGAATATGGTAAAATTGAAGTCCTTGGTATTGGAAAAGCGAAAAGCTTGGGTGTAAAGCGTGGTGTAGTAAATAATATTACTCAAACAATACAGTCGATTCAACAAGCAGTTGATGAGGCAGAAAGTGTTTCGGGACAAAGAATAAATGAAGTAGTTGTAGGTATTGCGGGTCAACATATAAGAAGCCTGCATCACAGTGATTATATCACTCGTGAACATGCTGATGAAGTAATTGAAGAAAGCGATATCGAGAATTTGGTAAACCAAGTTCACAAATTGGTAATGTTGCCAGGTGAAGAAATTATCCATGTGTTGCCGCAAGAATTTAAAGTTGACAGTCAGCCCGATATCAAAGAACCAATCGGTATGTATGGTGGCAGACTAGAAGCAAACTTTCATGTAGTGGTAGGACAAGTTTCGTCAATTCGTAATATCGGAAGATGTGTTAAAAGTGCTGGGTTAAATTTAAGCGATATCACATTAGAGCCTTTAGCTTCTGCATCAGCGGTTTTAAGTCAAGAAGAAAAAGAAGCAGGTGTTGCTTTAATTGATATTGGTGGAGGAACAACAGATTTGGCAATTTTTAAAGATGGGATTATCCGTCATACAGCAGTAATTCCTTTCGGGGGAAATGTAATTACTGAAGATATCAAGGAGGGATGTTCTATTATTGAAAAACAAGCTGAATTATTGAAAATAAAATTCGGGTCGGCTTGGCCTGGAGAAAATAAAGAAACAGAGATTGTCTCCATTCCAGGATTAAGAGGTAGAGAACCTAAAGAAATTACACTCAAGAATCTTTCTAAGATAATTCATGCAAGAGTTCAAGAAATTATTGAGCATGTATATTTAGAAATAAAAAATTACGGACACGAAACCCAAAAAGGGAAATTGATAGCTGGTATTGTTTTAACAGGAGGAGGATCTCAGTTAAAGCATTTACGTCAGTTAGTCGAATATATTACAGGAATGGATACCAGAATCGGATATCCGAATGAACATTTAGCTGGTGATAGTGATGATGTTTTATCAAGCCCGTCTTACGCAACTGCTGTAGGACTTTTAATGGAAGGTTTAGAAAAACAATCAACAATTATCGAAGAGGAACCAGTAATTGTTCAGAAACAAGAAGTGAATGCTGATTTAGATCCTGCAGAGGAATCACAAGAAGTTGTGGAAGAAAAGCAAGAGGAGAAAACTGTGAAACGAGGTAAATCTTTCTTAGAGAAATTTACAGAAAGATTTAAGGAGTTTTTAGACAACGCAGAGTAAAAAATTAATTAAGAGATAAAGAGTTTAAACAAAAAGAAGAGTTATTATGAGCGCAGAATTTGATAACATTTCATTTGATATGCCAAAAACACAATCAAACACAATAAAAGTGATTGGTGTTGGAGGTGGAGGTAGCAACGCAGTAAATTACATGTATAATAAACAAATTCACGGTGTTGATTTTGTAATCTGTAATACTGATTCCCAAGCATTAGAAAATAGTCCAATACCTAATAAAATTCAATTAGGAGCGCACTTAACTTCTGGTTTAGGTGCTGGAGCCAATCCTGAAGTTGGAGCACAAGCTGCTGCTGAAAGTATCCAGGAAATTCAGCAGATGTTAAATACACACACAAAAATGGTGTTTATTACTGCTGGAATGGGTGGTGGTACCGGAACTGGTGCTGCTCCAATTATCGCAAAAATAGCGAAGGATATGGATATCCTAACTGTTGGAATTGTAACAATGCCTTTCCAATTTGAGGGAAGAATGCGCTCAAAACAAGCTCAAAAAGGAATTGATGAACTTCGAAGAAATGTTGACTCTTTAATAGTTATCAATAATAATAAATTACGCGAAGTATACGGAAACTTAGGATTTAAATCTGGTTTCTCGAAGGCAGATGAAGTTTTAGCTACTGCAGCGAAAGGAATAGCAGAAGTAATTACACATCACTATAAGCAAAATATTGATTTACATGATGCAAAAACAGTATTAGCAAATAGTGGAACTGCTATTATGGGGTCTGCAAGAGAAGCAGGAGATAATCGTGCTAAGAATGCAATTATTAAAGCACTTGATTCTCCGTTATTAAATGATAACAAAATTACAGGAGCAAAGAATGTCTTATTGTTAATTGTATCAGGTTCAAACGAGGTTACTTTAGACGAAATCGGAGAGATTAACGATTATATTCAAACAGAAGCGGGGTATGATGCAAATATCATTATGGGTATTGGTGAAGATGAAGCTCTAGAAGAAGGAATTTCTGTAACTGTTGTAGCAACTGGTTTTGCTCAAGATCAGCAACAAACTATTAATAATGTAGAAACAAAAAAGATTGTTCATACATTAGAAGAAGATCAAAAAGCTACTTATGATTTCGATCAAAAACCTGTTTTAAAATCTCCAACATTGGATCAGCCTAAACCAACTAAAAAAACAGGAGAGAAAGTTGTTCATATTTTAGATTTGAATGAGGAGGAAAAAGTAGTTCTTCCAATGTCAGATATTGTGAAAACTACAGAAACTATAAAAAACATAGAAGTTGATTTTGAAGAAGTTTCGTATGAAAATATTACAGCGGTTCCAGCAGCTGAATTTGTAATAACTAATGTTAAAAAAAAGCAAGAAATTACACAGGGAAAAGAAGTGACTCCTGCGATTCAACAAAACTTATTATTTGATTTACCCTTAAATTCGTATGAAGAAATTAAGTCAACTCAAACGATAGAAAATGAACTTTTAAAAACAACTGAAGCTATCAGGAATATTGAGGTAGTTGCTGAAGAGGTAAAACCAGTTTATGAGAAAAGATATGTACTTGACGACTTTGATATACAACCAACAATAGGAAAAAGTTCTGTTCCCGAAGTAGAGGCGAAGGAAGAGGAAGCATTACAATTTGAGGTTCGAACAAAATCAGAGGGAACTGTAAGTGAAGATAGTTCAAGTGATGAAGCTTCACCTTTGAGTTTAACGATTACAGAGTTACAGAGAAGAGCAAAGGAGCGTAGGGAAAAGATGAAAGGATTTAATTATAAATTCTCTGATCAAGTTAATAAGAATATTGATGATATTGAGCGTCAACCTGCTTATAAAAGGTTAGGCGTAGATTTAGATACTAATACTAAAATTAGTAAAACGGAAACTCCATTGGATACAAGTTCGGATGATTTTCCGCTTCGCTCAAATAATTCGTTTCTACATGATAATGTAGATTAATATATAGCAAACACAAATTTGAAATCTAGATGAATCAGGGTTGTTTTATTTGTATTTTTGAAAAGCAGAACAAGAAATTACATAAATGAGCATACAGAAGGAAATTACAGAAAAAATGAAAGAGGCTATGAAGGCTAAAGATACAGTTGGTTTAACTGCTCTGAGAGCTTTAAAGTCGGCTTTTTTATTAGCTAAAACAGAAGCAGGTGCTGGTGAATTAACTGCTGAGCAAGAATTGAAAATTATTCAAAAACAAGTGAAGCAGAGAAAAGATAGTGCTCAAGTTTATATTGAACAAAATAGACAAGATTTAGCAGATCCGGAATTAGCTGAAGCTCAGATTTTAGAACGGTTTTTACCAGAACCATTAAGTGAAGATGAAATATCAAAAGTTGTTATTGAAGTTATAGCTGAAACTGGTGCTGAAGGAATGAAAGACATGGGAAAAGTAATGGGGATTGTATCTAAGAAATTAGCTGGTCAAGCTGACGGAAAAACAATTTCTGTAATTGTAAAACAAAAGTTATCTTAGAATAGTTTTCGGCCTAGTAGTTCAACTGGATAGAATATCAGATTTCGGCTCTGAGGGTTAGGGGTTCGAATCCTCTCTAGGTCACCAATATATTTTTTGCAAACAATAAAATTTTTATTAAATATTGAAAACCAACAATTTATTGTTGGTTTTCTTTTTTTTATTTGCTAGATGAAAAAAAACGAGCATAAAAATGACCTAACAAACTACCCAGAAAATTTATCTGGGAAGTTTTTTAAAAAGTTAGATTATTAAATTTTTCTCAGAACAGGTTATGAATCAATTTATTTTAGAACGAAAGCATAATACTATTCCATTCTTCATTTCTAAAAATGAAGTTATTGAGCTTGCTTGTGTTTTTAATTGCGGATGTTTTGGGTTTGATTTTATGAATTATTCGCTCACAGAACTCCAATTCTCACCCCTCTTTATTCTATGAATTTGAGTATCGGATACACCAAAACGTCTTGCAATCTTACTTATTTTGTTTCTTTTATTTTTTAATTGTCGTTTTATTATTTTTACTTTTCCTTCGTTAAGTTTACCTATTTTTTTACTTCTGTTTTCAACGATTTTTTCCCAGTTAGGGTTGTTAAATTGGTGAAGTTCTTTTTCTCTTTTAGTGGCCCATTTTAAATTTTCTAATCGGTTATCTGTTTTATCATAATTTAAATGTATCACGTAAACCCCATCATTTTGATCTAGAAAATGTTCAGCTACGAGTTTATGAACATATCTGCTAGTTGATTTGCCGTTTCGCTTCTGTTTGAGTGGTAAGTTTTGATAGCCGTTAATGTATGTTTTTTTTACTTCAAATTCATTTTGACCCTTACAGTTTATAATTCGTCCGTAATTTGATATTTTAAATTTTTCGTTGTCGGCAATTCCTGCGTCGAATTTAATTTTCTTCCATTCTTCGTTCCAATAATTTCGTATCATTCTAAATATTTTTTGAAATGCACTAAATGTTTAATTACAGAATTTCTATGTATAGCAAGTTCTGTTTACATTAGTTTCTCATTTCGAAATTTTTAATCAAAATTATTTCAAATTCATTAACCCTTTTTGTTATCAATTGTAATTGTCTTATAATCTTGAGCTTTACTGACATCAAGATTTCTTCTTACAAGTCTTTTTCTTTCGAAGTCTATAGTTTTCAAATCTAATACACGAATCCTGTGGTTATTCATTGTGCGATAATAGTATTTTAAAGATTTTGTGTCCGCTGCTGTTGTGTATTGAGTGTCCCCTAAAATTGAAGGATCGTGTTTAGTGCCCATGGTACCAATAGGAATATCAAAATTATTTAAAATTCTAAAAGCTTCGGAAATTGCTCTCTCTCCATTTTCGAGAGCGGTTACAGAATTTCGCATCGCTGTAGCTCTAACAAATCGAGATGGAGGGGTATAATCTCCTGGTAAACCCAACATACCACTACCTGCTCCTGTTGGAGTTATTTCGAGTGTACCTATTTTTACAGGTGATATTTCTTCAACACCAATTGAAATGTAGTTTTTAAGATTGGTTAAATGCCAAGGATAATCGGGGCTATTGGTTAAAACTCCAACAGAATTATCATATATATGTAGTTGTTCGTTAGTATACTCTATAATTATACTATTTCCATCTTTATCTGAAACCATGTAGTGTAATGGAGCGGTAATTCCTCCTATTTCTTTTTCAGGTTTTGGAACTACTCGCACCTTTCGAAGTAGATCTCTTACGTCTTGAGTTGTTTTACAACTAGAAAGTAATAATAAGGCCATTTCACCAGGGGTTATTGATGAATCAGCTTTATCCTTAATAAATGATTGATATGAGGCATATCTAGGTAAATAGAGAACAGAAACAGCAAGTCCTTTTTCATTAAGACCATCTGCAACTCGAGGATCTTGAAGTGCATTAATGCCTACAAATCCATATTTTCCAACCCATGTCATACCAATAATCTTATCTTGTAACTCTGTTCGATAAGTATAATTTCGAGGATAGACCAATAGCTCGGGTTGCATATCGTAAGCACCCCATTCCATGGTTCTTGCTTGAATAAAAGCCCCATTCTTACTTTTTAAAGTTATTCCCGTACACTCTGGTAATTCCTTTTTGTTATTTAGATTTACCGTAAAACTTAAGTGTACCAAAACACTAAAGAATAATATGATTTTCAAAAAAAATCTCATGTGATACTCTGTTTTTTTATCAATTAGAAAAATCTACTTTTAATTTA contains:
- the ftsZ gene encoding cell division protein FtsZ, which encodes MSAEFDNISFDMPKTQSNTIKVIGVGGGGSNAVNYMYNKQIHGVDFVICNTDSQALENSPIPNKIQLGAHLTSGLGAGANPEVGAQAAAESIQEIQQMLNTHTKMVFITAGMGGGTGTGAAPIIAKIAKDMDILTVGIVTMPFQFEGRMRSKQAQKGIDELRRNVDSLIVINNNKLREVYGNLGFKSGFSKADEVLATAAKGIAEVITHHYKQNIDLHDAKTVLANSGTAIMGSAREAGDNRAKNAIIKALDSPLLNDNKITGAKNVLLLIVSGSNEVTLDEIGEINDYIQTEAGYDANIIMGIGEDEALEEGISVTVVATGFAQDQQQTINNVETKKIVHTLEEDQKATYDFDQKPVLKSPTLDQPKPTKKTGEKVVHILDLNEEEKVVLPMSDIVKTTETIKNIEVDFEEVSYENITAVPAAEFVITNVKKKQEITQGKEVTPAIQQNLLFDLPLNSYEEIKSTQTIENELLKTTEAIRNIEVVAEEVKPVYEKRYVLDDFDIQPTIGKSSVPEVEAKEEEALQFEVRTKSEGTVSEDSSSDEASPLSLTITELQRRAKERREKMKGFNYKFSDQVNKNIDDIERQPAYKRLGVDLDTNTKISKTETPLDTSSDDFPLRSNNSFLHDNVD
- a CDS encoding HNH endonuclease; this translates as MIRNYWNEEWKKIKFDAGIADNEKFKISNYGRIINCKGQNEFEVKKTYINGYQNLPLKQKRNGKSTSRYVHKLVAEHFLDQNDGVYVIHLNYDKTDNRLENLKWATKREKELHQFNNPNWEKIVENRSKKIGKLNEGKVKIIKRQLKNKRNKISKIARRFGVSDTQIHRIKRGENWSSVSE
- the ftsA gene encoding cell division protein FtsA; this encodes MENNKIAVGLDIGTTKIVAMIGRKNEYGKIEVLGIGKAKSLGVKRGVVNNITQTIQSIQQAVDEAESVSGQRINEVVVGIAGQHIRSLHHSDYITREHADEVIEESDIENLVNQVHKLVMLPGEEIIHVLPQEFKVDSQPDIKEPIGMYGGRLEANFHVVVGQVSSIRNIGRCVKSAGLNLSDITLEPLASASAVLSQEEKEAGVALIDIGGGTTDLAIFKDGIIRHTAVIPFGGNVITEDIKEGCSIIEKQAELLKIKFGSAWPGENKETEIVSIPGLRGREPKEITLKNLSKIIHARVQEIIEHVYLEIKNYGHETQKGKLIAGIVLTGGGSQLKHLRQLVEYITGMDTRIGYPNEHLAGDSDDVLSSPSYATAVGLLMEGLEKQSTIIEEEPVIVQKQEVNADLDPAEESQEVVEEKQEEKTVKRGKSFLEKFTERFKEFLDNAE
- a CDS encoding linear amide C-N hydrolase, encoding MRFFLKIILFFSVLVHLSFTVNLNNKKELPECTGITLKSKNGAFIQARTMEWGAYDMQPELLVYPRNYTYRTELQDKIIGMTWVGKYGFVGINALQDPRVADGLNEKGLAVSVLYLPRYASYQSFIKDKADSSITPGEMALLLLSSCKTTQDVRDLLRKVRVVPKPEKEIGGITAPLHYMVSDKDGNSIIIEYTNEQLHIYDNSVGVLTNSPDYPWHLTNLKNYISIGVEEISPVKIGTLEITPTGAGSGMLGLPGDYTPPSRFVRATAMRNSVTALENGERAISEAFRILNNFDIPIGTMGTKHDPSILGDTQYTTAADTKSLKYYYRTMNNHRIRVLDLKTIDFERKRLVRRNLDVSKAQDYKTITIDNKKG
- a CDS encoding GatB/YqeY domain-containing protein, encoding MSIQKEITEKMKEAMKAKDTVGLTALRALKSAFLLAKTEAGAGELTAEQELKIIQKQVKQRKDSAQVYIEQNRQDLADPELAEAQILERFLPEPLSEDEISKVVIEVIAETGAEGMKDMGKVMGIVSKKLAGQADGKTISVIVKQKLS